Proteins from one Salvelinus sp. IW2-2015 linkage group LG32, ASM291031v2, whole genome shotgun sequence genomic window:
- the LOC111956312 gene encoding inhibin beta A chain: MPSLAVLAGVLALLLARLQTGCGSPTLAGPLAAVDVAMPEQGLVEETQVTHCPSCVLAQMRRGYDPVPPGFESASESVSLALAQTSGQTDMVEAVKRHILNMLHLSARPNITHPVPRAALLNAIKKLHVGRVGEDGRVEIQEEGPGGAGGEWAALPEPPSEIITFAEPGNSPSAMTFDISKEGSELSVVEQANVWLFLKLVKGKGRAKGKVNIQLLQRRRQKPKAPGSASTSTETQGEEEELVSEKMVDTRRSGWHTLPVPRSIQALLDAGGRVLDLRVSCPLCTEVGAKPVLVPTEDEQPGQEREQSHRPFLMVVLRPGEEEHAHRRAKRGLECDDKMHMCCKRQFYVNFKDIGWNDWIIAPPGYHANYCEGDCPSHVASITGSSLSFHSTVINHYRMRGYPPFQNIKSCCVPTRLRAMSMLYYNEEQKIIKKDIQNMIVDECGCS, encoded by the exons ATGCCCTCGTTAGCCGTGTTGGCCGGGGTGCTGGCGTTGCTTCTGGCCAGGCTTCAGACAGGATGTGGCTCCCCTACTTTGGCTGGACCTCTGGCAGCGGTGGATGTGGCCATGCCAGAGCAGGGGCTGGTGGAGGAGACCCAGGTGACCCACTGTCCGTCCTGTGTGCTGGCCCAGATGAGGAGGGGTTATGACCCGGTCCCTCCTGGATTTGAATCAGCATCTGAATCTGTGTCTTTGGCTTTGGCTCAGACTTCGGGCCAGACGGACATGGTGGAAGCGGTGAAGCGGCACATCCTCAACATGCTCCACCTGAGTGCACGGCCCAACATCACGCACCCGGTGCCGCGCGCTGCCCTGCTCAACGCCATCAAGAAATTACACGTTGGCCGTGTGGGTGAGGACGGCAGGGTGGAGATCCAGGAGGAGGGACCGGGGGGCGCTGGCGGTGAGTGGGCGGCGCTGCCCGAGCCGCCATCCGAGATCATCACCTTTGCCGAGCCAG GCAACTCTCCATCTGCCATGACCTTTGACATTTCCAAGGAGGGCAGCGAGCTCTCGGTGGTGGAGCAGGCCAACGTGTGGCTCTTCCTGAAGCTGGTCAAGGGGAAAGGGCGAGCCAAGGGAAAAGTGAACATCCAGCTTCTGCAGCGCCGCCGGCAGAAGCCGAAAGCTCCAGGCTCTGCCTCCACCTCCACCGAGACCCAGggcgaggaggaggagttggTGTCGGAGAAGATGGTGGACACACGGCGCAGCGGCTGGCATACTCTTCCCGTGCCACGCAGCATCCAGGCCCTGCTGGATGCCGGTGGCAGAGTCCTGGACCTGCGAGTCTCCTGCCCACTGTGCACCGAGGTGGGTGCCAAACCCGTCTTGGTCCCCACCGAGGACGAGCAACCGGGACAGGAGCGGGAACAGTCCCACCGGCCGTTTCTCATGGTCGTACTGCGGCCTGGCGAGGAGGAACACGCTCACCGCCGTGCCAAACGAGGCCTGGAGTGCGACGACAAGATGCACATGTGCTGCAAGAGGCAGTTCTATGTCAACTTCAAGGACATCGGCTGGAACGACTGGATCATCGCGCCACCGGGCTACCACGCCAACTACTGCGAGGGTGACTGCCCCAGCCATGTAGCCAGCATCACTGGTTCCTCGCTGTCCTTTCACTCCACTGTCATCAACCACTACCGCATGCGGGGCTACCCGCCCTTCCAGAACATCAAGTCATGCTGCGTGCCCACGCGACTACGCGCCATGTCCATGCTCTACTACAACGAGGAGCAGAAGATCATCAAGAAGGACATCCAGAACATGATCGTGGACGAGTGCGGCTGCTCGTAA